A single Penaeus chinensis breed Huanghai No. 1 chromosome 42, ASM1920278v2, whole genome shotgun sequence DNA region contains:
- the LOC125047945 gene encoding EH domain-containing protein 3-like has product MFSWLSKDERKKCHLQACETVLEGLKTVYKNKVLPLEKHYCFQDFHSPPLDDTDFDAKPMILLVGQYSTGKTTFIRYILEKDFPGIRIGPEPTTDSVVVVMHSEREGVIPGNALVVDPKKPFRPLGKYGNTFLNRFQCSQLNSNVLKGLTVVDTPGILSGEKQRVDRGYDFHAVLEWFAERVDRIILLFDAHKLDISDEFRCFLERLRGQHDKIRIVLNKADMIDHQQLMRVYGALMWSLGKILNTPEVERVYVGSFWNQPLRYDINRSVPHRLFTLTLGSRGASSVSHSVLEIPILINGCEVASSPS; this is encoded by the exons ATGTTTTCCTGGCTCAGTAAAGACGAGAGGAAAAAATGCCACCTGCAAGCGTGCGAGACCGTGCTGGAGGGGCTGAAGACGGTCTACAAGAACAAGGTGCTGCCCCTGGAGAAGCACTACTGCTTCCAGGACTTCCACTCGCCGCCCCTGGACGACACCGACTTCGACGCCAAGCCCATGATCCTCCTGGTGGGGCAGTACTCGACGGGCAAGACCACCTTCATCCGCTACATCTTGGAGAAGGACTTCCCTGGCATCCGCATCGGGCCCGAGCCCACGACGGACagcgtggtggtggtgatgcacTCGGAGCGTGAGGGCGTGATCCCCGGCAACGCCCTGGTGGTAGACCCCAAGAAGCCGTTCCGCCCGCTCGGCAAGTACGGCAACACGTTCCTCAACAGGTTCCAGTGCTCGCAGCTCAACTCCAACGTGCTCAAGGGCCTCACGGTGGTGGACACGCCGGGCATCCTGTCGGGGGAGAAGCAGAGGGTCGACAGGGGCTACGACTTCCACGCCGTGCTCGAGTGGTTCGCCGAGCGGGTCGACCGCATCATCCTGCTGTTCGATGCCCACAAGCTCGACATCTCCGACGAGTTCCGCTGCTTCCTGGAGCGCCTGCGGGGCCAGCACGACAAGATCCGCATCGTGCTCAACAAGGCGGACATGATCGACCACCAGCAGCTGATGAGGGTGTACGGCGCCCTCATGTGGTCCCTCGGCAAGATCCTCAACACGCCGGAGGTCGAGCGCGTCTACGTCGGCTCCTTCTGGAACCAGCCGCTGCGATACGACATCAACCGATC GGTCCCACATCGCTTGTTCACCCTCACACTCGGTTCGCGTGGAGCATCTTCCGTCTCCCACTCGGTTCTCGAAATACCCATCCTCATTAACGGCTGTGAGGTCGCTTCTTCACCCTCATAG